The Montipora capricornis isolate CH-2021 chromosome 3, ASM3666992v2, whole genome shotgun sequence genome includes the window caaaagtaaataaatattgatacaaagtttttagaaagagcagaaggaagtttccaggacgatcgctcgagaataacatatttacgacatgaaaacaacatttattttgaaccgtgaatatagaatataaaaagttacgatcagcgacaaacattttgggggatttttgcaacgttcaatgttgttattgtacgttttggctgcacaaataaatcgcaaaatcgaaagtgacatcgccggaattcagcgggcgccgtgatgaagttaccgcggcatgtttactcgccaaacagtgaagtatctgtgtcaaatgatggcaagataccgggtttttgtaagtttctttttctgtcaagtgttgtaaagttttacaatgaaatgagcgaagtcaaaacaaagatcacaatcgcccaagtcttgtttatgcaaagtcaaaatttaccctccaagacgcgtacgttatttatcaccaggtaattccatcattttggaaatagcagctactttattattcaactgcgtcacaattcttcactgattttggggctcattttgttgaaactcaagcacgcttccaacaggcctgtgaacccttccagcttacagagcaatactaaaaaacttctcccatatcacatttcaaccttaagctcgaaaattcaatacacaacatgatattataattcacaaaggcagaaaataccacagaatccttttccagcgaaaaatttattgaaacaaacaacatatttgctcttagaggcgaaaacctcttcctatttcattgcgtgcgtgaagacaagaaactcaatcgtgtcaaattaccatgtacttcaggtaaatacagctcactttgatttcgtctcgacgggcgatagattgttgtcgaagtccagtactcgtcgcttttgagattcctgcctagtttatccaactgactttccattattgagctccataagggtatattttgtttaaggatccactaaaacgcccttcgcgttacatgactttcgacgccattgcaggctaagttaatgattctactgtgtccaccggagaaatctacgcagttccactaccctctcgatcctaagaaaaaacgcgcagaaggctctatgcaaaaagacaccacttaccaggggagtgacaggcaagacttttaccgacacggaaaaaaacaaaactagaccctccgtgagggtacactgggttgcctgtggtacgtgcagcgttccacgcaattttttcaagttggagggGGGGGtgacccagaagtcgtaccagaagtcataccagaagtcataccagaagtcataccagcagaggccctttggctcacaggtcttcacacgttcgtacgacgaaacagatccttttgtgaggttaaaaacctggcgaccggcctattaattaatcatttgtcagaaagaagaaattcctgtcctctttaaaaaaaattgacacgcattgcttacgtgtggtagtgaagtaacacagcgatttattccataatgtcaactgaactgtgtgttgtcttccaggagcttcaagttgtccttgcgtaatatgtagctctaacagtgcacgatattgttttggtattgtgtatcattgtagtgaaatggtagaagtcttgggtaaatagcctgagaagacatgtggttactagcaaagtactgagcccagaaagattgaagaaaataaatgggaagtgaaaaacattgtcttctgggatgacatgttgaccgttgtctttgcgtaatatgtaggtctaacagtacacgatattgttttggtattgtctatcattgtagcgccatggtataagtcttagataaatagccccttgagaagacatgtggttactagcaaagtactgaacccagagagactgaagaaaataaaagggaatcgagaaacattggcttctgggctgacatgttgatcatgcaacttctttccaccacaagtgtaagcgtgcactgacagcatctgacagcatctgaaagcatctgaaagctttgtaaacaacagttgaaagctgaagttattcctattcggcggggttagtatctggatgggcgacctaagaaatataccactcagtaacagaagcataggaccgaaaattctattttaatgctatcaaatgcgaaccaagcaagatacagattttgttagcttgctttatccaaaacaaatattgatgtaaaagtaaataaatatggatacacagtttttaagaagagcagaaggaagtttcaggacggtcgatcgagcataaaatattttgccatcggtaataaaatctacgacatgaaaacaacatttattttgaaccacgaatataaaaagttaccatcagcgaaaaacagtttgggagattttagttgttttgttgtaattgtacaagtttggctgcaccgagtaaatcgcacatcgaattcagcgagcgcagtgatcaagttaccgcgttattttaccgcggcatgtttactcgcgaaacagtgaagcatctgtgtcaaatgatgccaagctaccgggtttttgtttttgttagttttctttttatttcgattgttataaattttgacaagaaatgtgcgaattcaacacaaagatcacaatcgcgcaactctcagaggttgaccattgtttctggaaaatcaaaaatttactctccaagacaaggttatttatcaccaggtaattccatcgttttggtaatagcagctactttattattcatcagcgtcacaatcttttgccgattttgggggtcattttgttgaaactcaagcacgcttccaacagacctgtttattttcgtgactaatgcgttaccacaaaaattttccccgtatcacatttcaacacatgtatgcaaatttgctaagctcgaaaattacacaacatgataaatttacaaaagctagaaatttcacagaaatattttccagcgaaacatttattgaaacaagcaacatatttgctataagaggcaagaaacccttcctatttcagttgcgtgcgtgcaagcgaaacaaacaatcacaaagcatgtgcaattaaataaatttctgacagttcacattcaacccttttcgaaagaaccttgaccgtaaataataaagcacaaaagagacaacaagctttcattcaagtaatttttcactgtcacatttccaaatattttacacctttgctgagttgagtacaaaataccggtaaatgtaaattgtcagacaactaagatgcgacttgagtaaacactgtgatgcattcttgttggcgttcgattccttcaatgttaatttgttaaatcatagttagtaactatggttaaatccataaaaaaattgctatttgatttccgtgttttatataataccaagttagtaaaatattagaaacaaagctcacttgatatccaaaggcgaaaaatgaaattgttgtcgaagaccattactcgtctcttacaatccagatatttatttttcagcgctgtcttgctcatacaattgacgatccattcttgagctccatgagggtatattttgtttaaagatccactaaaacgccattcacgtcaatgacttattagtgaaatttccaattgttatactggaagactgtgcagagttgagaacaggtaaatacaaatctgacaaatagcgagacaactgagataacagatccactatatggattccttatctgtctttgttgaacccacactgagttaccagagaactgttcatttggtttgagtgttgtacaaaacaccacgcttggcaaaatgttaggaagactgctcactttgattacggctcgacgggcgacagattgttgtcgaagtccattactcgtcgcttctaacattcgaccgcctgtcctgtccagtatccaattcgcttgccattattgagcttcattagggtacattttgttcaaagatcccctaaaacgccattcgcgttacatgactttcgacgccattgccggttaagttaatcgttctactgtgtccaccagagaaatctacgcatttcccactaccctctcgatcctaagaaaatacgcgtagaaggctctatgcacaaagacaccacttagcaggggtgtgacaggcaggacttttaccgacacggaaaaaaataaaaaaaaaaaaaagaaaacgaaaaataaaaaaacgacgaaattaaagacagattccgactgggttgacaacccagtaaaaacgacgaaatcaacgcagacctcgactggtttgccataggcaacccagtaataaactTTTAAACGTCACGCAAATGTCACGCAAGCACTGTTCTTCACGAAACACTCCGTCCCGATGAGGGCGTTCGCTCTCATCTCTACTTGTCCTGGTCTTCGTATCCCTCTGCTGGGTATATAACCGCAATCTTGCTGATGGGCCGTTCATACTCGCCGCTGCGGGTTTTGACTTTCACGTTCCTGACCCTTCCATCCTTTCCGGGGTAGACACTGACTACTCGGCCAACATTCCATGTTCCACGAATTGCATTTGAAGTTTGCACGATTACAAAGTCATCAACTCGAACATTACGTTTCTCGGCATGCCACTGTTTCCTTGGTAGTAGTGACGGGAAGACATCTCTTGTCCAACGGGTCCAAAAGGAGTCAACTATTCTCTGGACAAAATCAACTATGTGCCTGGGATTCTTAGTGTGCCTGAATGGTCCTTGTGGAACAGTAGACGACGCTCTTCCAAGTAACATATCATTAGGGCAAAGATATGAACCATCGTCGGGATCACTGGGAATTCGGCCTATTGGACGCTGATTGACTAAATTTGCAACTTCAACGAGACACGTCTGCAGCTCCAGTGGGGTAAGTACTTGCTCGCCAATTGCCTTCTTTAAGCCGATCTTGCAAATTTTTTTCCAACGATTCCGCACAACCGTTCTGGTGTGGAGCCGCCGGGGTCGTGAACTGCCACTTCATTCCTCTTTCCGCAGAGAATTCTTATAACTTCTCGGTGTCCAATCCCTCAACCATTTTCCGCAGCTCTCGTTCTGCACCAACTAACTGGGAGCCATTGTCGCTGATCATCAACGCGGGTACCCCTCTTAATGCATAGAATCTTCtaagaatttgcataaattcCATCGTCGTGCAATCCGCTGCTAGTTCAAGATGAACTGCTCTCGTGTTTAGGCATGTAAAAATCACAGCATAGTGCTTGACAATCTTGTTGCGGCTGATCCTAACTCGGTAAGGGCCAAAGTAATCACACGATGTGTGGTGAAACGGTGGAGTAAACGGTGCCAGACGACTTTGAGGTAAGTCAGCCATGACTTGTGATTCAACTCTTGCTCCAATTTCACGGCAAACCACACAACGGAACTTTATTGACTTCACCAGGTCGTGAGCTCGAACGTTCCAGtactttgttcttgtttttgctACTGTCGTCACCACTCCTGGGTGTCCAAACTGATGAGCATGCTGAACGATGAGACGCGATATCCGATGGTCTCCGGGAAGTAACACAGGATGTCTGGTCTCATACGAAACTAAAGCTTTGTCTGCTCGACCACCTACTCTCCATACGCCTTCTTGGTCTACGTAAGGGCTGAGATTTCTAAATTCTCCTTTGCTGAGGCGGTCTCTCAGGGTTTTCTGACTCTCCTTTAACCAGAAAGTCTCTGCATCCTTTAACTCTTCGGGTGAGAGAGGGCCATCTTCAGACTTCAATGGTATTCCTTCCTCTGCCGACTCTTTGTGCCCACGTGCTCGCACTCTCCGAATAAACCTCAACGTGTAAGCTGTAACTCTGATGAGCCGTTTCCAGCTTGAAAACTTGTCGCAATCAATGGGAGAACGTGTCTTGATCTGCTCACCAACTATGTGAACTTTACGGTGCTCCGTTTCAATGTCAACTTTGTCAGCAACTGAGGAGTCTTGCGGCCACTCACTCTCTGGTAGACGCAGAAAGTCTGGTCCATACTGCCACCTGCCAGCCAAGCTTTCCACGGGAATTCCACATGATACATCATCCGCTACGTTTTGCTCTCCTGGGACGTGTCTCCACTGAGCAGGATCTGAATTATCTTGAATTTCTCCCTTGTTTCACTGCAGATCCATGCCAACACAATCTTGCTATCCAGGAAGAACACTGATTTCTCAAACTTTAGCCGAGATTCTTTAAGAATGGTCTTGCCAAGTCGGGAGGCTAATACTGCACCTTGAAGCTCCAAACGAGGTATGGTCAGTTTCTTCAAAGGCGCTACTCTTGACTTGGCCGCGATGAACTTTGCGTTGAAACCTCCGGTACTTAATTGCCATCTTGCATATGCACAAGCCCCAAATGCATCTTCTGAAGCATCAGAGAAAACACAAAGGACGGGCTGTCCAATTGCGTTTGGCGGCGTAAGACATCTATCAAACCGCACCCCATTCAACTGCACCATTTCTTGAAATAGTTTTTTCCACCTTTGAGACAATTCGGACGATAACTCTTCATCCCAGCTGATTCCCCTTTTCCAAAGCGCCTGAAGAGCGATCTTGGCACTGATAATGAATGCACTTGCAAATCCTACTGGGTCGTAGATGCGCGCTATTTGGCTCAGCACTTTTCTCTTTGAAAGCTGTATCGGCTCTTGACAATCAAGTAGATCAGATTTTACTGCAAACGAAAACGTATCTGTGCGGCTGTCCCACACCACTCCCAACACTTTCTCTACAATTCCTCCTTGCAGGAACGTTGCTGCTTTCTGTTCTCCTTTGGGGGGGTCTAATGTTTCCACTTTGTTTGACACCCAGCCTTTTACTCTAAAACCTACTGTCTCCAGTACGCTGTCTATATCTCTGGTCAGGTCGCGTGCTTTTTCCTTGGTTGGTACTGAGTCGCAGATGTCATCCATGTAGGTATTATTCTGAATTACTTGCGCTGCTGCTGGGAAGGCTTCTTTCGCTTCTTCTGCTGTTTTTCGAAGGGTTATCTGAGCCATTGCAGGGGCTGGTTTATCTCCGAATGTCAAGACTGTTTTGACATAAACGTCTCACGGTGTGTCTGTAAATTCCTCCACAAGAACCTGTGCACATGCTGGTCCATTTCTGGAATGCGGATTCTATGGTACATTTTGGATATGTCCCCAATGAATGCCACCTGATTTTCTCGAAACCTGAGAACAACACCAAACAAGTCATTCAACAGGTCGCGTCCTTTCATCCAATATTCGTTTAACTTGTGCCCTTGGAACGCAGCTGACGAGTTGAACACAATCCGAACTGGCGTGCTCTACGACCAGAAAGTAAAAACCTCGTGGTGTGAGATGAAGTGGACAGGACCAGAGTATCCTCTAGCCTCTTTCTCTGTTGATCGTCTTGAAAAGTGTAGTTTATTCATTTCAACCATTTGGAGATCACAGGCAGTGGCGTGATCTGAATTCTTCAACAGCCGGCGTTCGGTTGCCTCTAATTTCTTAATTGCTTGAGACTTGTTGTTGGGTAACTGACGTGGATCCTTTTTCCAGGGACAAGGGATTAGCCACTGATTGTCTATCTTCTCGCAGGATTCTTCTATGATCTTCGCTTCTTCCGTTTCAATCTGACTGAGCTTTCCAGCTTTACAACTACAAGGCTTTACAGAAACACCCATACTTTCCGTGGTCCAAAAGTCTGTCATGTCTACAGGCGTTTCCAGCTTGATATGGTAAACATGACTGGCCTCTAACTGCTTGCCAGGAACTGCTCCAAACACCACCCAACAGAGAGGTGAATGGCGGGCTACCACGTTTCCTGCCTCTCTCGTTTCACTCGTGTGCAGCTTCGCTTGATCTATTCCAATGAGCAAGTCTATATGTCCTTTTCCTCGACGAAGCTGACCTTTTCCGAGACCAAATTGTCTTGCAATGTCGGCAACCTTGACATCCGTGATGTCCTCGCTGATAGAGGGAATTCCGATTGCTTGTATGACGTGTGCGCTGCGGTCTTCAAGTGATCTTATGCGGACTTGATAACTCTTTGTGATGAGTTCTTCTTCTAGGCCGCCCACCTTTGTGATTGTTATCATTATGTCCGTTCCTTTTAGTTTGACGTCTTCGGCTACACTCGATCTGATTAAGCTGATCTGAGCCCCTGAATCAAGTAACGCGTTCGCTCTCTGCAAGAGACGGCCTGATCCAACGATGTCCACTTGCACGCTAGGCAACAATGCTTTCTGGTTGTTTATCACCGACGTTATAGTTGCGACAGTCGACTGAATTGCTCCGTGTAAGAGAGGGTGATGGTAATAAGGGCATTGGCTTCCATTGCTTTTTTTAGGACACTGGCGTCTTCTGGAACAATTAATGGACCTGTGGTCTCTTCCGGCGCGTTTTAAGCAGCTGAAGCATGCGTGGTTCTCCTTTACAGCCTTTGTCCTATTTTCTAGACTCAACGAGGCAAACTTCTGACATTGATCAGTCCAGTGACTTGAATTTTTGCAAATCCAACACTTGTGCGGTAGACCTGCCTTTGGAGCGTTAAAATCGGATCCAATATGGCCAACGGGATGCCTTGCTAGTGGGCCTGTGCTTCTCAAAGGTGCCGTCGCTCTCATCCTCGACTTCATGTCAGTATTCATCCACGCAGTTAACTGAGCCAGGGTTGCCTCCTTTCCGCTGATCTCTAGGTGACGCGCCCATACTTTACGGTCGTCCGTACACATTCTCTGCTCGATAAGGGCCAACATGTGATTGTTATCCATGTCATGCGGTCGTCCAACCTCTTTAAGTGTGGTAAAACTTCTTTGCACAAGGTGCACCAAATCGCAAAACCTATCATCTTCCCCATCGCGAAGAGGTCTGAACTTTGTGATATCCTGGGTTATGGTGTCTGCTACGAATCTAGGGTCACCGTAGACCGAGTCTAGATAGCTCCATGCGGCGTCGTAATCTGTACCGATACCCTTTATCAAGTCCAGTGGTCGCCCTTGTAGACTTGTACGAAGCAAAGAAATGGCATCTCTCTTGCTGTACCTGCTATCCACCGCGTGTTTGAAGTCGGACCGGAATATCGCATAGTCCCTAACGTCCCCTGCGAAGCGAGGTATCTTTGGCttttccattttaaaaccacatgaAACATTTACGCTGCTTTCGTGTTTGGTCCCGTTACTACAAGTAACTCCGTTTCCTTCGGTGTTTTCTTCAGGTGTCGGGTGTTCGATT containing:
- the LOC138040725 gene encoding uncharacterized protein, translated to MEIGAKDYAKMKSASKGEKSGLDNGKSASDNGTSVVESEKSVLESGTSELESGAKDSEGVVEMEITKQAGNLAVQGKGISIEGPAANGTEAGSGIEHPTPEENTEGNGVTCSNGTKHESSVNVSCGFKMEKPKIPRFAGDVRDYAIFRSDFKHAVDSRYSKRDAISLLRTSLQGRPLDLIKGIGTDYDAAWSYLDSVYGDPRFVADTITQDITKFRPLRDGEDDRFCDLVHLVQRSFTTLKEVGRPHDMDNNHMLALIEQRMCTDDRKVWARHLEISGKEATLAQLTAWMNTDMKSRMRATAPLRSTGPLARHPVGHIGSDFNAPKAGLPHKCWICKNSSHWTDQCQKFASLSLENRTKAVKENHACFSCLKRAGRDHRSINCSRRRQCPKKSNGSQCPYYHHPLLHGAIQSTVATITSVINNQKALLPSVQVDIVGSGRLLQRANALLDSGAQISLIRSSVAEDVKLKGTDIMITITKVGGLEEELITKSYQVRIRSLEDRSAHVIQAIGIPSISEDITDVKVADIARQFGLGKGQLRRGKGHIDLLIGIDQAKLHTSETREAGNVVARHSPLCWVVFGAVPGKQLEASHVYHIKLETPVDMTDFWTTESMGVSVKPCSCKAGKLSQIETEEAKIIEESCEKIDNQWLIPCPWKKDPRQLPNNKSQAIKKLEATERRLLKNSDHATACDLQMVEMNKLHFSRRSTEKEARGYSGPVHFISHHEVFTFWS
- the LOC138040724 gene encoding uncharacterized protein → MAQITLRKTAEEAKEAFPAAAQVIQNNTYMDDICDSVPTKEKARDLTRDIDSVLETVGFRVKGWVSNKVETLDPPKGEQKAATFLQGGIVEKVLGVVWDSRTDTFSFAVKSDLLDCQEPIQLSKRKVLSQIARIYDPVGFASAFIISAKIALQALWKRGISWDEELSSELSQRWKKLFQEMVQLNGVRFDRCLTPPNAIGQPVLCVFSDASEDAFGACAYARWQLSTGGFNAKFIAAKSRVAPLKKLTIPRLELQGAVLASRLGKTILKESRLKFEKSVFFLDSKIVLAWICSETREKFKIIQILLSGDTSQESKTWQYGPDFLRLPESEWPQDSSVADKVDIETEHRKVHIVGEQIKTRSPIDCDKFSSWKRLIRVTAYTLRFIRRVRARGHKESAEEGIPLKSEDGPLSPEELKDAETFWLKESQKTLRDRLSKGEFRNLSPYVDQEGVWRVGGRADKALVSYETRHPVLLPGDHRISRLIVQHAHQFGHPGVVTTVAKTRTKYWNVRAHDLVKSIKFRCVVCREIGARVESQVMADLPQSRLAPFTPPFHHTSCDYFGPYRVRISRNKIVKHYAVIFTCLNTRAVHLELAADCTTMEFMQILRRFYALRGVPALMISDNGSQLVGAERELRKMVEGLDTEKL